GGCGATCATTCACTGGAATTCTCAAAGCACACACCTCAAAATCCTGTTGCAACTCTTGCGCCTGACGAGCAAACAGCGATCCCCAACCATCCATACCCGGTAAGAAAACCAATAAATCAGCTTCGGGACGCACCGCACCGAACTGGAGAAAATGAGGAGAACCATTAGACATAGGAAAAAATCAAAATATAGCCTTGGGTATTCAAGATCAACAACAAATGCATTGATCCCTAAAGAAATATTAATTAATCCTAATCATAGATGAGGCACTTTTCCTGTGAATTCCCTTATTTTTCCCTTAATTAGCCGCTCCTCCTGAAGCTTGAAGCCACAAGCTGCTCTTTTCTCTAGCCCTCTCCAGTCTGTTATCTTAGTCTCATCTGGAATTAATTGGCCATCCAGACCAACCTGAGCGATTAAGGCTACAATTATAATCAATTCCCTTTATTGATCAGTTGAGTAAAATCTTTAGTAAAATCCATAAAATCACCTGACGGGTTGATTCAACAAAACAGATCATTAAAAAAAGTCATCTTAATCTTCCATGAACTCTGAGTATCCAACAAAAAAGACCTTTACCATTACAACCCCTCTATACTACGTCAATGACTTGCCCCATATTGGGAGCGCCTATACTACCATTGCCGCAGATGTTTTAGCTCGCTACTGGAGACTTCGGGGAGAAGAAGTCTTGATGATTACGGGGACAGACGAACATGGCTTAAAAATCCAACGCACTGCTGACGAACGCGGAAAAGCCCCCCAGAGCCATTGTGATGAAATTGTCCAAGGGTTTAAAACGCTTTGGCAAAAGCTCAATATCCAGTACGATCGCTTTAGTCGCACAACAGCAGCTAAACATCATCAAATTGTGCAAGAATTCTTCCAACGAGTTTGGGAGAATGGGGACATTTATCAAGGGGTTCAACAGGGATGGTATTGTGTTTCCTGCGAAGAATTCAAAGAAGAACGAGACCTACTCGACGACCACCGGTGTCCCATCCATCCCAACAAACAAACAGAATGGCGAGATGAAAATAACTATTTCTTCCGTTTGTCCAAATATCAAGACCAGTTAGAAGCATTTTATAATGAGCATCCCGACTTCATTCAACCGGAAAGTCGTCGTAATGAAGTCTTAAGCTTTGTGACTCGAGGACTGCAAGATTTTTCCATCTCGCGGGTTAACCTCGATTGGGGATTTCCTGTACCTACGGATAGTGACCATACCCTTTATGTCTGGTTTGATGCCCTATTAGGCTATATTACTGCCTTACTCGATCCTGAAGATGCTCCCAGTTTAGAGAATGCCCTAAGGCGGTGGTGGCCGATTCAAACTCATCTAATTGGTAAAGATATTCTCCGCTTCCATACCGTCTATTGGCCAGCGATGCTCATGTCTGCGGGTCTCCCTTTACCCCGACGAGTCTTTGGGCATGGCTTTCTGACGAAAGATGGGATGAAGATGGGGAAAACCTTGGGCAATACCTTAAATCCCTATGAGTTGGTGGATCAATATGGGGCTGATGCGGTTCGCTACTATTTTCTCAAGGAGATTGAGTTTGGTAAGGATGGGGATTTTAATGAAACCCGATTTATTAATGTTCTCAATGCTGATTTGGCCAATGATTTAGGGAATCTGCTCAATCGGACACTAGGCATGACGAGAAAATATTGTCAGGGTCAAGTTCCCGCTATATCTGGCGATCGGATTCTGGATGATAACCCTCTCAAAACCCTGGGAACCTCCTTGAAGTCAAAAGTAGATCTTGGTTACAATGCCCTCGCTTATTCCCACGCCTGTGAAGCCATTCTGGGTCTAGTCCAAAGCAGCAATAAATATATTGATGAGCAAGCACCCTGGACATTGCACAAACAAGGGCAAAAAGAAGCTGTCGCAGAAGTTCTCTATTCGGTGCTAGAATCTGTTCGTTTGGCCGCCTATCTTCTCTCACCGATTATTCCTGAGATTAGCACCGCGATCTATAATCAATTGGGCTTTAGTGTCGATTTTAATCAGATGGTAGATCTTCAGAAGAAAATTCCCTTTG
The sequence above is drawn from the Roseofilum reptotaenium CS-1145 genome and encodes:
- the metG gene encoding methionine--tRNA ligase, with product MNSEYPTKKTFTITTPLYYVNDLPHIGSAYTTIAADVLARYWRLRGEEVLMITGTDEHGLKIQRTADERGKAPQSHCDEIVQGFKTLWQKLNIQYDRFSRTTAAKHHQIVQEFFQRVWENGDIYQGVQQGWYCVSCEEFKEERDLLDDHRCPIHPNKQTEWRDENNYFFRLSKYQDQLEAFYNEHPDFIQPESRRNEVLSFVTRGLQDFSISRVNLDWGFPVPTDSDHTLYVWFDALLGYITALLDPEDAPSLENALRRWWPIQTHLIGKDILRFHTVYWPAMLMSAGLPLPRRVFGHGFLTKDGMKMGKTLGNTLNPYELVDQYGADAVRYYFLKEIEFGKDGDFNETRFINVLNADLANDLGNLLNRTLGMTRKYCQGQVPAISGDRILDDNPLKTLGTSLKSKVDLGYNALAYSHACEAILGLVQSSNKYIDEQAPWTLHKQGQKEAVAEVLYSVLESVRLAAYLLSPIIPEISTAIYNQLGFSVDFNQMVDLQKKIPFDTHAQWGILPAQQTLGNPKPVFQRLELTQA